One Bosea sp. 685 DNA segment encodes these proteins:
- a CDS encoding ABC transporter permease has translation MQSLRAPALALAGLVAFLLFWEAIPFFGLVNPAFLPGPSALPKAFWREVTSGAWLAAILGSLGHYFTGLITGSVLGAALGVLVGMSRIAEEATAWVVRLLRPIPGLAWVPFAIIWFGVNPSAAVFIIAIGVFWIVFFAAQGAIRGVDRDLIEVADAFGFRTSWQRLTKILLPAAMPGILIGVRTALGQAWMAVVAAEIFGVAGVGQRMMQASSLLATDIVVIYMLTMAGLYGFLDTLFVAFQKWVLRWKA, from the coding sequence TTGCAATCCCTTCGGGCTCCGGCCCTAGCCCTCGCGGGCCTCGTCGCCTTCCTGTTGTTCTGGGAGGCGATCCCCTTCTTCGGCCTCGTGAACCCGGCCTTCCTGCCGGGCCCGAGCGCTTTGCCGAAGGCGTTTTGGCGCGAGGTCACCTCGGGCGCCTGGCTTGCCGCGATCCTGGGTTCGCTCGGCCACTATTTCACCGGCCTGATCACCGGCTCGGTGCTTGGCGCGGCGCTTGGCGTGCTCGTCGGCATGTCGCGCATCGCTGAAGAAGCCACGGCCTGGGTGGTGCGCCTGCTGCGGCCGATCCCCGGCCTCGCCTGGGTGCCCTTTGCCATCATCTGGTTCGGCGTGAACCCATCGGCCGCGGTGTTCATCATCGCGATCGGCGTGTTCTGGATCGTCTTCTTCGCCGCCCAGGGCGCTATCCGCGGCGTCGATCGCGATCTGATCGAGGTCGCCGACGCCTTCGGCTTCCGCACGAGCTGGCAGCGCCTGACCAAGATCCTGCTGCCGGCCGCCATGCCCGGCATTCTGATCGGCGTGCGCACGGCGCTGGGCCAGGCCTGGATGGCGGTCGTCGCGGCCGAGATTTTTGGCGTTGCCGGCGTCGGCCAGCGCATGATGCAGGCCTCCAGCCTGCTCGCGACCGATATCGTGGTGATCTACATGCTGACCATGGCGGGGCTCTATGGCTTCCTCGACACCCTTTTCGTCGCCTTCCAGAAATGGGTGCTGCGATGGAAAGCGTGA
- a CDS encoding ABC transporter substrate-binding protein — MDRRQFLLAGSALLAASPLSVARAQDAVTARIGYIPVIGTAPVFVANGEGWLKEAGLNPSFTVFESGPNMIQAFASGTIDFYVAGIAPLAVARSRGVDVRVVAATAVAENVFVAAPSLTKFFTPGTTAAAAFKAYKAATGKPARLATQPAGSVPNTTLQYWLWEVAKADKADVEVVPMGIDATQQAVLAAAVEGAIVREPALTIIQTRNPGIKLIAGGQELFPGQPGTVVAVSGAFVTKNPEVVQKLVNSLVRAADLIAKNPDKAAPHVGAALGKGIVDPELIRKALTSPASTFEIDPRKIIEPSRVMQAYQVKLGSLDKELPFDGLFETQYYERAIKTGG; from the coding sequence GCTGCTCGCTGCGTCGCCGCTGTCCGTGGCGCGCGCCCAGGACGCTGTCACCGCGCGCATCGGCTATATCCCGGTCATCGGCACGGCTCCGGTCTTCGTCGCCAATGGCGAGGGCTGGCTCAAGGAGGCTGGCCTCAATCCGAGCTTCACGGTGTTTGAATCCGGCCCGAACATGATCCAGGCCTTCGCCTCGGGCACGATCGATTTCTACGTCGCCGGCATCGCGCCGCTGGCGGTGGCACGCTCGCGCGGCGTCGATGTCCGCGTCGTGGCCGCCACAGCGGTGGCCGAGAACGTCTTCGTCGCCGCACCCTCTCTGACGAAGTTCTTCACGCCGGGCACCACGGCGGCAGCCGCCTTCAAGGCCTACAAGGCCGCGACCGGCAAACCGGCGCGGCTCGCCACCCAGCCGGCTGGTTCCGTGCCCAACACCACGCTGCAATACTGGCTCTGGGAGGTCGCCAAGGCCGACAAGGCCGATGTCGAGGTCGTGCCGATGGGCATCGACGCGACCCAGCAGGCGGTGCTGGCGGCGGCTGTCGAGGGCGCGATCGTGCGCGAGCCGGCACTGACCATCATCCAGACCCGCAACCCCGGCATCAAGCTGATCGCGGGCGGGCAGGAGCTCTTCCCCGGCCAGCCCGGCACGGTGGTGGCGGTCTCGGGCGCTTTCGTCACCAAGAACCCGGAGGTCGTGCAGAAGCTGGTCAACAGCCTCGTGCGCGCCGCCGACCTGATCGCCAAGAACCCCGACAAGGCCGCGCCGCACGTCGGAGCCGCGCTCGGCAAGGGCATTGTCGATCCCGAATTGATCCGCAAGGCGCTGACCTCGCCGGCGAGCACCTTCGAGATCGATCCGCGCAAGATCATCGAGCCATCGCGCGTCATGCAGGCCTATCAGGTCAAGCTCGGTTCGCTTGATAAGGAATTGCCGTTCGACGGCCTGTTCGAGACGCAGTATTACGAGCGCGCGATCAAGACGGGCGGCTGA